A genome region from Gambusia affinis linkage group LG24, SWU_Gaff_1.0, whole genome shotgun sequence includes the following:
- the LOC122827068 gene encoding protein EFR3 homolog B-like — MEQIVPALLVNLEQGDSGSPAEQTEVCFRELLGRAAYGHINNAIRPVLMHLDSRSLWEGGGFAVRCFQIIMFSIQSQHSHLVIQQLLGHLDANSRSPASVRAGIVEVLSEAAVIEATGSVGPTVLEVFNTLLRQLRQSVDYQLTGYYDNARKHKTTSFHEKMLQDAVIKTIGSFANTLPVYQRSEVMLFIMGKIPVPGIYPALGSPNAGFEGSRMIQVMLLKSLLQVSERYDSSNLLTALPSSFLEPLLSFILMDDPEIRLLVLSILTSLIDRRHNAARITAVSVTFDVSVLEQKEDRCSRQDNLFIRKHAQRLYRHVFLACKEESNGPSHYQALFILLVVLSVELVSEEVLVDLIRLILALQEMGVSNQESLSVLNRCSLHAVCAAALHVLSQIGPPPPLHQHVTQVIESRQKGAPHLLPESVLRDQPRIPNGDLKVDKDLLFVQSKIGEALTGSSYSAQCERLNTPYTPQLIDEDRLSRKMSIADTISLQIAMDQESSADPQKPQTEQITFETLKNTIEDRGGVEEEERRKRMEVVERFQTAPFEEIAALCGSRTSLLQSKLDRVFDLIVRPPPSPSGQPSQRSTPVYEMKFPDLCVY; from the exons ATGGAGCAGATTGTCCCCGCCCTGCTGGTCAACCTGGAGCAGGGCGACAG CGGTTCTCCTGCTGAGCAGACGGAGGTGTGCTTCAGAGAGCTGCTGGGCCGAGCCGCATACGGACACATCAACAACGCCATCCGACCCGTCCTCAT GCACCTGGACAGCCGCAGCCTGTGGGAAGGAGGAGGCTTTGCTGTTCGCTGCTTCCAGATCATCATGTTCTCCATCCAG TCCCAGCACTCCCACCTGGtcatccagcagctgctgggtCACCTGGACGCCAACAGCAGGAGTCCGGCATCCGTCCGGGCCGGGATCGTGGAGGTTCTGTCTGAGGCAGCTGTGATCGAAGCCACTGGATCTGTAG GTCCCACCGTGTTGGAGGTGTTCAACACGTTGCTGCGGCAGCTCAGGCAGAGCGTCGACTACCAGCTGACTGGTTACTATGACAACgccagaaaacacaaaaccacgTCGTTTCATGAGAAAATGCTGCAGGACGCCGTCATCAAAACCAtcg GATCCTTTGCCAACACACTTCCTGTctaccagaggtcagaggtcatgctGTTCATCATGGGGAAAATTCCAGTCCCGGGCATCTACCCGGCCCTGGGCTCTCCGAACGCCGG GTTTGAAGGCAGCAGGATGATCCAGGTGATGCTGCTGAAGTCTCTGCTGCAG GTTTCGGAGCGCTACGACAGCAGCAACCTGCTGACCGCGCTGCCCTCCTCCTTCCTGGAGCCGCTGCTGTCCTTCATCCTGATGGACGACCCGGAGATCCGCCTGCTGGTTCTGTCCATCCTCACCTCGCTCATCGACCGCCGTCACAACGCAGCCAGGATCACCGCCGTCAG TGTGACGTTTGACGTGTCGGTTCTGGAGCAGAAGGAGGACAGATGCTCCCGACAGGACAACCTGTTCATCAGGAAG cACGCCCAGCGGCTCTACAGACACGTCTTCCTGGCCTGTAAGGAGGAGTCCAACGGGCCGAGCCACTACCAGGCGCTCTTCATCTTACTGGTTGTCCTCAGTGTGGAACTGGTCAGTGAGGAGGTTCTGGTGGACCTGATCCGACTCATCCTGGCTCTGCAG GAAATGGGCGTGTCCAATCAGGAGAGTCTGTCTGTTTTGAACCGCTGCAGTCTTCACGCCGTCTGCGCCGCCGCCCTCCACGTTCTGTCGCAGATCGGCCCGCCGCCGCCCCTCCATCAGCACGTCACTCAG GTCATAGAGAGTCGACAGAAGGGGGCGCCACACCTGCTGCCTGAAAGCGTTTTGCGTGACCAACCCAG GATCCCAAACGGGGATCTGAAGGTGGACAAAGATCTCCTGTTTGTCCAGTCCAAGATCGGCGAGGCGCTGACAGGAAGCAGCTACAGCGCACAGTGTGAACGCCTCAACACGCCTTACACTCCTCAGCTGATCG ATGAAGACCGTCTGTCCAGGAAGATGAGTATCGCAGACACCATCTCCCTCCAGATCGCCATGGACCAGGAGTCCAGCGCTGATCCTCAG AAACCTCAGACTGAGCAGATCACCTTTGAGACGCTGAAGAACACCATCG aggaTAGAGGAGgcgtggaggaggaggagaggaggaagaggatggagGTGGTGGAGAGGTTTCAGACGGCTCCTTTTGAGGAAATAGCAGCTCTCTGTGGATCCAGG